A window of the Miscanthus floridulus cultivar M001 chromosome 14, ASM1932011v1, whole genome shotgun sequence genome harbors these coding sequences:
- the LOC136504085 gene encoding protein FAR1-RELATED SEQUENCE 5-like gives MFITTSRIYEPPQDDVDGLRNEESEAVPEFANEENMVHEERQDEQGSEGEQDTEGNMTKQHLVASEEQDEEELRAIQIESQSIMAAERLSQEHASRHVPQLGMKFKTTEDAYSFYNDYAFIVGFSLVKWHTYKCQDKKDHNYGQVTRVTYKCNLSGKRKVDDSTDVSGVRSTRNNKRKISVSGVQSARKNKKKISGTPPTPNPVPNKRKTSTLVPTECLAELVVTLQNGEWTITRLNLEHNHAFASKDQKNKLFSQIRMTEMEKELIATFNKVNLPDRKIMVVLSYIRGDVTPYNKKHISNEKTKINKATSDNDMQQVYDWFSKKQAEDPMFFYKFSIDENNKVKNIFWSNGTSRRYYEEFGDCISFDTTYNTNKYSLKFAPIVGITGHGDNCLFGYAFIMDETTKTFEWLFQTMLTCMGGKHPKTIITNQDLAMKAAIRNVLPDTIHQNCFFHIVKKAQEKGGRIFSLERNKKLHDDLFDILRNSLTETEFEYLYKKLPQTYDVGGFRYLDDMWFNRENFVPCYFKKHFFPFINSTARSEGTNALFKLDVTPRYSIMRFMNEFQRISDTTEKNQAEQDFETRSMP, from the coding sequence ATGTTCATCACTACCAGTAGAATCTATGAGCCGCCACAAGATGATGTAGACGGCCTGCGAAATGAAGAATCAGAAGCAgtaccagagtttgcaaatgaagaAAACATGGTACATGAGGAAAGACAAGATGAACAAGGCAGTGAAGGGGAGCAAGATACAGAGGGCAACATGACAAAACAACATCTAGTAGCAAGTGAAGAACAAGATGAAGAAGAGCTCAGGGCAATTCAAATTGAAAGCCAAAGTATTATGGCAGCTGAGCGTTTGTCTCAGGAACATGCTAGCAGACATGTTCCTCAGTTAGGCATGAAATTCAAAACAACAGAAGATGCGTACAGTTTCTACAATGACTATGCATTTATAGTCGGGTTTTCATTGGTCAAATGGCACACATACAAGTGCCAAGACAAGAAAGATCACAACTATGGCCAGGTAACAAGGGTCACATACAAGTGTAACTTGTCTGGTAAGAGAAAGGTGGATGATAGCACTGATGTTTCAGGAGTACGAAGCACAAGAAACAACAAAAGGAAGATTTCTGTTTCAGGAGTCCAAAGCGcaagaaagaacaaaaagaagatttctggTACACCGCCAACACCTAATCCTGTGCCAAACAAAAGGAAAACAAGTACGCTTGTACCAACCGAGTGCCTCGCTGAACTTGTTGTCACACTACAGAATGGAGAATGGACAATAACCAGGTTGAATCTTGAGCATAATCATGCATTTGCAAGCAAGGATCAGAAGAATAAATTGTTTTCACAGATTAGGATGACTGAAATGGAGAAGGAACTTATTGCAACATTCAACAAAGTGAACCTACCAGATAGGAAGATTATGGTAGTCCTATCTTATATAAGAGGGGATGTCACTCCATACAACAAGAAACATATCAGCAACGAGAAGACAAAGATAAATAAGGCAACATCGGATAATGACATGCAACAAGTGTATGACTGGTTCTCTAAGAAACAGGCTGAGGACCCAATGTTCTTCTACAAGTTTTCCATAGATGAAAACAACAAAGTGAAAAACATTTTCTGGTCCAATGGTACAAGCAGAAGGTACTATGAGGAATTTGGAGATTGCATCAGTTTTGATACAACCTACAACACAAACAAGTACTCCCTCAAGTTTGCACCAATTGTTGGTATTACAGGTCATGGGGACAATTGCCTGTTTGGCTACGCTTTCATAATGGATGAAACTACAAAAACTTTTGAGTGGTTGTTTCAGACAATGCTAACTTGTATGGGAGGAAAGCACCCTAAAACTATAATCACTAACCAGGACCTAGCAATGAAGGCTGCTATCAGAAACGTTCTACCGGACACTATTCATCAGAACTGCTTCTTCCACATTGTGAAGAAAGCTCAGGAGAAAGGTGGCAGGATATTTTCATTAGAAAGGAACAAGAAGCTGCATGACGATCTCTTTGACATTCTTAGGAACTCATTGACCGAAACAGAGTTTGAGTACTTGTACAAGAAGTTGCCACAAACATATGATGTCGGTGGCTTCAGATACCTTGATGACATGTGGTTTAATAGGGAAAATTTTGTTCCATGTTACTTCAAGAAGCATTTCTTCCCTTTCATCAACTCTACAGCGAGAAGTGAAGGCACAAATGCATTATTCAAACTAGATGTCACACCAAGGTATAGCATTATGAGATTTATGAATGAGTTCCAAAGAATTTCAGACACAACAGAAAAGAATCAAGCAGAACAGGACTTTGAAACCAGATCAATGCCTTAG